One region of Carya illinoinensis cultivar Pawnee chromosome 8, C.illinoinensisPawnee_v1, whole genome shotgun sequence genomic DNA includes:
- the LOC122318938 gene encoding epoxide hydrolase A-like, producing MEKIQHTTVPTNGINMHIASIGNGPVVLFLHGFPELWYSWRHQLLSLSSLGYRCIAPDLRGFGDTDAPSSPSSYTPFQIVGDLVGLLDHLGIDQVFLVGHDWGAVMAWYFCLFRPDRIKALVNMSVAFRPRSPSRKPVESLRALFGDDYYICRFQEPGEIEEEFSHAGTARIIKAFLTSRNSRPPCIPKGRFGGSSDTPITLPPWLSEEDVNYFASKFENKGFVGGLNYYRAMDLTWELTAPWTRVQIKVPVKFIVGDLDITYCTPGVKDYIHNGGFKRDVPYLQEVVVMEDTAHFINQEKPKEISTHIYDFIKKF from the exons ATGGAGAAGATACAGCACACAACAGTACCGACAAATGGCATTAACATGCACATAGCATCTATAGGTAACGGCCCAGTCGTTCTCTTCCTCCACGGATTCCCTGAGCTATGGTACTCGTGGCGCCACCAACTCCTGTCCCTCTCCTCTCTCGGCTACCGCTGCATAGCCCCCGATCTTCGCGGGTTCGGTGACACCGACGCGCCGTCCTCCCCCTCTTCATACACCCCGTTCCAAATTGTCGGCGACCTCGTTGGCCTCCTCGACCATTTGGGTATCGATCAGGTCTTCTTGGTCGGCCATGACTGGGGAGCTGTGATGGCCTGGTACTTCTGCTTGTTCAGGCCAGACCGGATCAAGGCCCTGGTCAACATGAGCGTGGCGTTTCGTCCTAGGAGCCCATCAAGAAAACCTGTGGAGAGCTTGAGGGCTTTGTTTGGCGATGACTACTATATTTGCAGGTTTCAG GAACCGGGGGAGATTGAAGAAGAATTTTCTCATGCAGGAACTGCAAGAATAATAAAGGCTTTTCTTACATCTCGCAATTCACGTCCTCCTTGTATTCCCAAAGGACGATTTGGAGGTTCCTCTGATACTCCAATTACCTTGCCACCTTGGTTATCAGAAGAAGATGTCAATTATTTTGCCAGCAAATTTGAAAACAAGGGCTTCGTTGGAGGGCTAAACTATTATCGAGCTATGGACCT AACCTGGGAGCTCACAGCACCATGGACCAGAGTACAAATAAAAGTGCCAGTTAAGTTTATTGTGGGTGACCTAGACATCACCTATTGCACCCCTGGCGTCAAGGATTATATACACAATGGTGGTTTCAAGAGAGATGTGCCATACTTGCAAGAAGTAGTTGTCATGGAAGATACAGCTCACTTTATAAACCAAGAAAAGCCAAAGGAGATCAGCACACACATCTATGACTTTATCAAGAAGTTCTGa